In one window of Heterodontus francisci isolate sHetFra1 chromosome 24, sHetFra1.hap1, whole genome shotgun sequence DNA:
- the mettl4 gene encoding N(6)-adenine-specific methyltransferase METTL4, with protein MSVVRSDSVGWLLDHPSYINQSYRCCHHISPDTRCCRYIFRAEYFDIEKPHIADSETSGGQEPGGGNSRLKVRNCKRKSREPNQGEVEAQEYHKKVSLTIQNGTRKLIERSMEAGEQGTNTRAPAGGVCAPRRITSVIVDSALVELCSMAKQMAQDQHQPVQVISNKESAADLDLLARLTENSTDCAWIVTLMGQRYLLPPRSSFLLSDISCMEPLLSYKKYDVIALDPPWENKSVKRSKGYSHLFPWQIQQIPMSALSAPGCLVVSWVTNRQRHLRFVKEELYPSWSVEVVAEWYWVKVTRRGEFVVPLDSTHKKPYEILVLGRYKGSSERQDGEPVTVPDCKLIVSVPCALHSHKPPLGEVLKGLIKPHAECLELFARNLQPGWTSWGNEVLRFQQLDYFQELDIEEGDSGCCSQTLTV; from the coding sequence ATGTCTGTGGTCAGGAGTGACTCTGTGGGATGGCTACTGGATCATCCATCCTATATCAACCAATCGTACAGATGCTGTCACCACATTTCACCTGACACTCGGTGCTGCAGGTATATTTTCAGGGCAGAATATTTCGACATCGAGAAGCCCCACATTGCTGACTCAGAGACATCGGGAGGTCAGGAGCCAGGGGGTGGAAACTCAAGACTGAAGGTTAGGAACTGCAAGAGGAAGAGTCGTGAACCAAACCAGGGAGAGGTGGAGGCACAGGAGTACCATAAGAAGGTCAGCCTGACCATTCAGAATGGCACCAGAAAGCTGATAGAGCGAAGCATGGAGGCGGGGGAGCAAGGCACCAACACAAGAGCACCAGCTGGAGGAGTCTGTGCTCCGAGAAGAATCACTTCGGTGATTGTTGACTCTGCGTTGGTGGAGCTCTGCTCCATGGCAAAGCAGATGGCACAGGACCAGCACCAGCCTGTGCAGGTGATAAGCAACAAAGAGTCCGCAGCAGACCTAGACCTGCTTGCCCGCCTGACCGAGAACAGTACAGACTGCGCTTGGATCGTGACGTTGATGGGGCAGAGGTACCTGCTCCCACCGCGATCCAGCTTTCTCCTGTCAGACATCTCCTGCATGGAGCCCCTCTTGAGCTACAAAAAGTATGACGTGATTGCATTGGACCCACCCTGGGAGAACAAGTCAGTCAAGAGGAGCAAAGGCTACAGCCACCTCTTCCCTTGGCAGATCCAACAGATTCCCATGTCTGCATTATCTGCACCGGGTTGCCTCGTGGTGAGCTGGGTCACCAATCGGCAAAGGCACCTGCGCTTTGTCAAGGAGGAGCTGtaccccagctggtccgttgaggtggTTGCTGAGTGGTATTGGGTGAAGGTAACCCGCCGTGGAGAGTTCGTGGTCCCCTTGGACTCCACCCACAAGAAGCCTTATGAGATCCTAGTACTGGGCAGGTATAAAGGAAGCTCAGAAAGGCAGGATGGAGAACCAGTCACGGTACCTGACTGCAAGCTGATAGTTAGCGTTCCCTGTGCCCTTCACTCTCACAAACCGCCACTGGGTGAGGTGCTGAAGGGATTGATTAAACCCCACGCTGAGTGTCTGGAGTTGTTTGCCCGCAACTTGCAGCCAGGCTGGACCAGCTGGGGGAATGAGGTACTCCGATTCCAGCAGTTGGACTATTTCCAGGAGCTCGACATAGAGGAAGGAGATAGCGGCTGCTGCTCACAGACATTGACTGTCTGA